Proteins encoded in a region of the Acomys russatus chromosome 14, mAcoRus1.1, whole genome shotgun sequence genome:
- the LOC127198149 gene encoding olfactory receptor 18-like, with protein MEPYNLTSTVEFLLLGLSEDPELQPILFVLFLIIYVLTVLGNVLIILAISSDSHLHSPMYFFLYNLSLSDTGFSTTTIPKMLRNMQTHNKSITYAACLSQISFFFLFGCMDSLLLAVMAYDRWVAICHPLHYQVILNPRLCRCLVLASFFISLMDSQVHCLMVSQLIFCTNIEIPHFFCDVPELLKLACSNTSINNIVMFLVSIITGFLPASGIFYSYYKIISSVFRVPSLYGKYKAFSTCGSHLSVVCLFYGTGLGVYLSSSVSSSSRESMVASVMYTMVVPMMNPFIYSLRNRDIRKALQKIVSWIT; from the coding sequence ATGGAGCCATATAATTTAACAAGTACCGTGGAATTCCTTCTCCTCGGACTCTCAGAGGACCCTGAACTGCAGCCCATCTTATTCGTCCTATTCCTGATCATCTATGTGCTCACAGTGCTTGGAAATGTACTCATCATCTTGGCCATCAGCTCTGATTCCCACCTCCACagccccatgtacttcttcctctaCAATCTTTCCTTGTCTGACACAGGCTTCAGCACCACCACAATCCCTAAAATGCTGAGAAACATGCAGACCCATAACAAGTCTATAACTTACGCAGCCTGCCTAAGTCagatatctttcttctttcttttcggATGTATGGACAGCCTACTACTTGctgtgatggcctatgaccgATGGGTTGCCATTTGTCACCCTCTACACTACCAAGTTATTCTGAATCCTCGCCTGTGTAGATGTTTGGTCTTGGCATCCTTTTTCATTAGCCTCATGGATTCACAAGTACACTGCCTGATGGTGTCACAACTAATATTTTGCACTAATATAGAAATCCctcatttcttctgtgatgttccagAGCTTCTAAAACTTGCCTGTTCTAACACCTCTATCAATAACATTGTCATGTTTCTTGTCAGTATAATTACTGGTTTTCTCCCTGCCTCAGGAATCTTTTACTcctattataaaattatttcctctGTTTTTAGAGTTCCATCATTGTATGGGAAGTATAAAGCCTTCTCTACTTGTGGATCTCACCTGTcagttgtttgcttattttatggAACAGGCCTTGGTGTGTACCTTAGTTCATCTGTTTCTAGTTCTTCCAGGGAAAGTATGGTGGCTTCTGTAATGTATACCATGGTGGTTCCCATGATGAACCCTTTCATCTACAGCCTAAGGAACAGAGACATCAGGAAAGCTCTCCAGAAAATTGTCAGTTGGATAACATAA
- the LOC127198145 gene encoding olfactory receptor 867-like: METENHTLIAEFLILGLSDDTELQPVLFGLFLSMYLVTVLGNLLIILAVSSDSHRHNPMYFFLSNLSLIDVCFVSTTIPKMLVSMQSQRKDISYIECLTQVYFFNTFAGMDNFLLALMAYDRFVAICHPLKYTVIMNRRVCILLVLMFWIIMFWVSIIHVLLMKELNFSRGTEIPHFFCELAQVLKVSNSDTHINTIFLYVVTSLLGVIPMTGILMSYSQIVSSLLRMSSTVSKNKAFSTCGSHLCVVALFYGSGFGVYFSSSMFHSSQGRMIASLMYAVISPMLNPFIYSLRNKDVKGALGELLDRVSSCTSWIIDMRTKFILSTVRQVL; encoded by the coding sequence ATGGAAACAGAGAACCACACACTGATAGCGGAATTTCTCATCCTGGGTCTCTCAGATGATACTGAACTGCAACCTGTTCTCTTTGGACTGTTCTTGTCCATGTACCTTGTCACGGTGCTCGGGAACCTGCTTATCATCCTGGCTGTCAGTTCTGACTCCCACCGCCACAACccaatgtacttcttcctctccaATCTGTCCCTTATTGACGTCTGCTTCGTCTCAACCACAATACCAAAGATGCTAGTGAGCATGCAATCACAGAGAAAAGACATCTCCTACATAGAATGCCTTACCcaggtatatttttttaatactttcgCTGGAATGGATAACTTTTTACTTGCTTTAATGGCCTATGATCGCTTTGTAGCAATCTGTCACCCGCTCAAGTACACTGTTATTATGAACCGTCGGGTGTGTATCCTTCTGGTTCTGATGTTTTGGATCATCATGTTCTGGGTCTCCATAATTCATGTTCTGTTAATGAAGGAACTGAACTTCTCTAGAGGCACTGAAATCCCACATTTCTTCTGTGAACTGGCTCAAGTTCTCAAGGTATCCAACTCTGACACCCACATCAATACCATCTTTCTGTATGTGGTGACTTCCCTACTAGGTGTGATTCCTATGACAGGAATTCTTATGTCTTATTCACAGATTGTCTCATCCTTACTAAGAATGTCCTCTACTGTGAGTAAGAACAAGGCCTTTTCCACCTGTGGGTCTCATCTCTGTGTGGTCGCCTTGTTCTATGGGTCTGGATTTGGAGTTTATTTCAGCTCTTCCATGTTCCATTCTTCCCAGGGAAGAATGATCGCCTCATTGATGTACGCTGTGATCAGCCCCATGCTGAACCCCTTCATCTACAGCCTGAGAAACAAGGATGTGAAGGGGGCCCTTGGAGAacttttagacagagtttcttctTGTACTTCATGGATAATTGACATGAGAACTAAATTCATACTGAGTACTGTAAGGCAAGTTTTGTGA
- the LOC127198147 gene encoding olfactory receptor 7D4-like, with amino-acid sequence MEEENHTAIEQFLLTGLSEHPEMQSVLFGLFMSMFLVTMLGNLLMISVTSWDSRLHTPMYFFLCNLSFVDICLISTTIPKMLVNIYMHTMEISYPECLTQVYFFNNFLGMDNFLLTIMAYDRFVAICHPLNYTVIMNPRICGLLVLLSWIIMFWVSLIHMLLMKQLDFSVGTEIPHFFCELTELLRVAHSDTHINNIFLYLVTAILGVFPVIGIAFSYFHIVSALLKMSSIGNKYKAFSTCGSHLCVVSLFYGTGFVVHLSSAVAHSSQRNTITSIMYTVVTPMLNPFIYSLRNKDVKGALERLLKRANFLSLMHH; translated from the coding sequence ATGGAAGAGGAGAACCATACAGCCATCGAACAATTCCTCCTTACTGGCCTTTCGGAACATCCTGAAATGCAATCTGTTCTCTTTGGACTCTTCATGTCCATGTTCCTGGTTACCATGCTAGGAAACCTTCTCATGATCTCAGTCACCAGCTGGGACTCCCGCCTTCACACGCCGATGTACTTTTTCCTCTGTAACCTGTCGTTTGTTGACATTTGTTTAATCTCCACTACCATCCCCAAGATGCTGGTGAACATTTACATGCACACCATGGAAATCTCCTACCCAGAGTGCCTTACTcaagtatatttttttaataattttcttgggATGGATAATTTCCTTCTGACCATTATGGCCTATGATCGCTTTGTGGCCATTTGCCACCCACTTAACTACACAGTAATCATGAACCCTCGAATCTGTGGTCTTCTTGTTCTTTTGTCTTGGATCATTATGTTCTGGGTCTCCCTGATTCATATGCTATTGATGAAACAACTGGACTTCTCTGTAGGCACTGAAATCCCACATTTCTTTTGTGAACTCACTGAGCTTCTCAGGGTGGCCCACTCTGATACTCacataaataacatttttctgtatttggtTACTGCCATACTGGGTGTTTTTCCTGTCATTGGGATagctttctcttattttcatattGTCTCTGCCTTATTGAAAATGTCTTCCATTGGGAACAAGTATAAAGCCTTTTCCACCTGTGGGTCTCACCTCTGTGTGGTCTCCTTGTTCTATGGGACGGGATTTGTGGTTCACCTCAGTTCTGCTGTGGCCCATTCATCCCAGAGAAACACAATCACCTCAATAATGTACACTGTTGTCACCCCTATGCTGAACCCCTTCATCTACAGTTTGAGAAACAAGGATGTGAAGGGGGCCTTGGAAAGACTCCTAAAAAGAGCCAATTTTTTGTCCTTGATGCATCACTGA